From the Trichoplusia ni isolate ovarian cell line Hi5 chromosome 1, tn1, whole genome shotgun sequence genome, the window GGGTCACCAGAAACTAACACTGATACCTTACCTACCAttcttatgttttatattattaaatccatattcataattttaatactcaAAATTGACTCCAAACAATGCCTTGCAAAAAATTGAGAACACTTTAGACAAGCCTTTACTTGTTTATGTCAAGTGTATGTTACACTTGTAAATAGTTAAGTATCACAtaacttcataatattagttatttaacCAATTACCTGTCCCACGCATATTAGCAATGCTGAACACTGCTCTTTGTTtaaccattattttataatcatgaTTGATATCTTTTTTCAGATTTAGCGGTGACAATGCCATCCAGTTCCTTCTATACCTGCCTTTTGGTGTATGCCTGTTGGTGTTCAGAATATTCTTGGCTTTGATACTATGGGTGGCATCAATAATACTGCCAAATAAGTCAGCAGTCAGGCAAATGTTATCAACGCTGGCCTGTTGGACATTTGGTTAGTACAAACAGGTTTTACTTGCTTCACAAATGATGTTGTAATGGTTTGCTTTGAGTTTAATTGGTgtaaagtgttttaattttaattgatgtcctgtatttttttggtaatacaGCTTggttaaatatttacctaataattactttataggCTTGAAATTGGGTCACTTGTGTTGTATTAATTTGCCCACAACTCTGTCAAGTGTGTCAAAAGCAACCTTATGACCTttcttaaagtaacataatcATTATCTGCCTCATTGCTTGACAAAGGCTTCTTTAATTAATCCCAATTCAAGGTGATCTTCTGCCCATTTTTACCAAGTGACTTTAGCTTAATTTGCCTTCTTGATCTTGGGTTGCTGGTCTGTAGGATCcgattcttaaataaaaataagtactgTAGGTACAATGACAGGTTTTTGTCATTTTCGTGACTcttatgaaatattgttttatgttccaGGTGTGTATGTAAAAGTAAAGGGTACTCGCGACCCCCGTTGTAGTGTGATGGTGGCCAACTACGTGTCGTGTTTGGACTCCCTCGCCGCTTCCCATGTGCTTGGTAccataagcgtgagtaaacatAACTTTTAGTAACATTTACGAAGTAATTATAACTCATGAAAGATTAAAACgactatataggtatatttatgtCGACATATTCGAATCGCACGAATATTACATGGATCAAAAAATACACCTTAGACTTAAGGTTGTCTTAGTTTAAGGTCTCACTGTTGTGAAAATGTGTCTGCAAAATGTAAttctaatcaaaataataaaagaaaataatgaaagtcATGATTTGGTATCTACGACGTTTTTGCATCAATTTCGTCGATAATTCATAACCTTAATACATGGTgtctattgatttaaatttcaTGAGCTCACTAATTCAACGACGGCATTTCGAGAGTTCGAAACCAAATATGTACTATTAAGTAAGCCGttagtaaattataaagtaGTTTACCatgtataaaatgaatgtttttgttgtgtttatagCTCAGAAAATGGAAAGTGCCACCGTTTTTTGCCTCAACTCTTGGCATAAGGAACGCAGCACAGTTTGTTAGAAAGTGAGTTATTACAACATCGAATATTTACCTTCCAACTACTCCCAGATTACTAGGTAACActgaaatttgttaattttgtgtcCAGGCAACACTTTGCTGAGTGTCCCAGCAAGCCAGTGCTGTTACAGCCAGAGGGTGGGCCCACCAATGGTAGAGGACTCCTCAAGTTCACTGACTGGCCCTTCCCAGTCGGGAATAGGGTGCAACCTGTAGCTATAAGTGAGTATGAGAACTGTACAAGTTTAGCTAATGGTCACAGGCAATTCTACAAATTCAAATGTTGTagtttataaatttgattttcttagTGAGTGTATAAAACTATGTTACATTCAGCTGTAAATATTAACTTGTGTCactaaaaacttatatttttgtcaaaatttgtGACAAAAGATGAAGAAACTGGATAGTGATACATCAATTCCATTAACAGAGATATATCCTGTTAGAAAGTAactttttcgtatttttattaattcataagCCTGTATAACGCCATATAAGTTTCCTTGCAGTTCTAAAGCCTATGTTCACATATAacactaacaataaaaaataagttattcaaAAACAACCTTAACCATAATACTAATAGTTGACATGATTCCTAGGGGTAGACCGTATGTTCACGAACGTGTCAGTCCACCGGGCCGGGCCCAGCGGCCAGTTCCCGTGGTCGGACGCGCTGTGGTTCCTGGCGAGCCCCGTCACGGTGTTCACGCTGCGCCTGCTGCCGCCGCTGCGGGACACGGACGACGACGGGGACATGCCAGAACTCGCCAGGAACGCCATCGCTGATGCTTTACAGGTATCTAGGAGATTGTGTAGGTTATACTTCATGGTAGGAAAATGTTAATGCTTGTCTCGGAACTTGGCTGGATAAAGTGAGGGTTTGGGTATATTCGAATGCTACGGCATGATAATGGGACAATATAAGCTAAATattaatccatactaatattataaatgccaaAGTATCTGTGTCTGTTTGTCTGGCTTTTACAccaatttatcaatttatctcAGTACTCCCAAAGTATCGGGAATCGCGCGAGGAGTCGCGGTCAACAGCTACCATATTACAATTATGATGCTGTTTGTATGATAAGTCTAAATTAAAGACAGAATGCTAGTGGCTTCTAGAGCAGCAAATCTGACacctgattattttatttgccagGTTGAAAAGACAGACTTCAAATACGAAGAGTTGCGTATAGTCCGTCGCCGGCCGCGTCCGACGCGCGCGGCGGGGCCTGAGGGGAGCGAGGCCGCGCGCCTGGCGCAGCAGGTCAAGGAAGTGTTGCCCGCCGTGCCCATGAGGGACATACTCAGGGACCTGGGTAAGACTTAGCTTTGTAGCTTTAGAGATAAGCAGTCTTTGCACTCTCCTTAAGTTATTTTCAACCCAATTTTCAGATTGTTAAGTCGTAATTTTGTAtgcaaagtttttttatttatttcattaattatttattgtactcaaatacttattttaataaaattacgtaataaataagaataaaaacgaGCTTAACCCAGTAATGGTTCGTTCTTTCAGCAGGTTTTCTTGAACAAAAAGATTGATGAGGATAGGATAATTATACTCTTTTGATTTACTACATTATGTATTTACTATACGGTACTGTTGTTTATGGCTTACATAAACATTGAATGTGATGTTTGTTTCATAAGTGTTGTAACAGtgagacatttatttattgttcaccTTATGACACATTGTATTACAAATGCCTGTTTACTAATAAATATCCCACAGTCAGAATCGCGTGTTTGTATTGTGTAGTGTTAGTGAGTAAACATAATATAAGAGTTATACAAATGAATAGTCTTGTGATGGAAGACTCACCACCGCCTACCAAATTGAATATTCACATTGAaagatttatgttttactatATAAGAATCTATAAGCTACTTAGTATTTAAACCTTTCCCTTTTCTCGCCAGCATCAACTCGCAGCGTGGACGTGACGATAACGAACTTCCTGGAGGGCGTGACCCCGTACACTCCGGAAGCCGCCCCGCGACCCTCGCCCTCCACGTCGTCCCCAGCCCCACGCTACGTGGTGCCCGTCCCCACCGGCAGCTTCCCCAAGAGCGCCAAGGAACGACAGCTCAGCTTCCAAGAACGAAAAGCTCAAATGATAGCCGAAGCAAGAAAGAGGTACATTGAGAAACACGGCCTCAATGTAGCCCTCAATAACTGTTGAACTTAAACACGGGTAATTTGGTTGTTTATGTTGCTATTTAACAAAGGTCGAACAATAGCAGGTCTATAGTTCGTCGGCCACCGGTGACCTACGGACTGAACATAAATTCTTTGTCGGTCATCGGTGACACACGAACTGAAGGTCTAACGTTCGTCGGTCACCAGCGACGACCTACGCGGCGCTCAAAGGCTTCACATATTTGGCTAATCTTTAACGTGTTTATCAAACTTTGTGCGGATAAAAGTGCTTTATATACATTTTGTGCTATAagtgcttaaaaaaatactaagcgttaaaaagtgctttaaaaataatacgtttAAGGTTAACCTTTCGATCGCTAATAAAGATCTCGAGCCGCGAATCTGACAACTTTACTAGTAATCGTAAAAATTTACTAAAATCCCGTCTAAGtaataatgaattaattcaTTGACTAATAATGTGTCAAATGGTTATCAACCTTAATGATacgtataatattttgaaaattaaaattttattgacaccaatttaaatataaaatgatatatttttgtagaaagTTAAACGCACATAGTACATAAGGTTCAAGAGATTACATTTGTCTTAAAAAGGCTTTGTTATAGTTCTAGTCTCGGTTTAGTCATTGACTAACATACGTCCAATTACGTCTTTTCAGAATACCTGAATGAATAAACGCTTCAAATGTTCTTAATGTATTTTGAGAAGGCCTGTTATATTATggatttaaatgatttaaaaagatGATTGAACCATCCgtatttagataaatatgttGGTCCCTTTGCTATTTTAACTTAGCGAgcacttgaaaataaaaatcatatagAATATGTAAATACGGCCAAAAAGTACTTGCTACAAAGCAGTCGTCGAAGAAATGATTAAAAAGATgattaataagaaaaagaaagaatttaCTGTTGTAATTCTGAACTATTAAACTGTGATCTCCATAGCATAAACAACTGAATTACCCACAGACAAGGTCACGAATCAATGGGATTAGTAAGTTAGTTAGTGCCTAAATGTTCATTACATAGTTGAGTTAATTTTAACTGTACAtctacattacattttataagtttaataaaataaacaatagatttaaatatatatatagtaaATATTACGCGGATTATTTGTAATGTAGATGTGTTCGAGTCCTTCCATTGTGACGGCGTACTTGTTAGTTGTATAGTTAAATAAACGATGGTCgcaataatcattattttgaataaacacaataattgtttcgatataatttttatattttttgtgattaaaCATTCAACGttggatttttttcttttctttctatGGCAACACTGTAACATCGTTCATTTTCCGCCTTGAATATGTTTTAGTTACTAACACAACGCAacaaatatcttttatattttgggGGTAGTTTATAACATTTAAGACAGTCTTATTCCATTCATATTTTGACGCGTTTTGGTTACTTCTTTAAAACAGGTCGCCCTCTTAAACGCAATAAATATGTGACCTTAAAAACcagtaatttttaatacttaacaaAATGTGTTCACTATTTAGCAATACATATTACTTTGGGCGGGGCAATCATGGtgactataatatatataattctcTCATATTGTGGAGCTGGCCAAATCATTAGACATTTCgattaagtattttcttaaaacattttaaccCAGTGGCTTATACAGTGGTTAATAAATTCGTTGACGGTAAAATGTTCTGCACGCTAAGGTTCAAAAAGTAACTTGTACGAAAAATATACTTCTCTTAATGTctagattttaataaacttagcaataatattaaaaatttcaattgtaattTCTTTCGTAACATCATTTTAagacaaattattaaatttatattttaaaatcaactaTTTTGAAAGAATTGCTTAATCACTCAAGTTTTAGGAATTGAAAAttagtgaaattaataattaaatcaaagattctttaatctatttatttattatgtataataattttaaataatgtatgtcTTTATAAAATCACGCCTGAATGTAAGTTCAAAATATACAGAACTGATTCGAATTGTGTTCTTGATGTTagataataaaacagttttagaaataaatgctAGTTGGTTAAAAACGgtttataatcatttttattgacaATAGTGGGACCTCTACAATGGTAGTAGGTACTATAGAGTGGCGCCCTGTACTCGCTCAATCTCGATCACGATCCGCGATCAAAATCCATGATTGATATTAAGATTGAGTGTGTACGGGGCGCCAATGATTACGCGAATTATAGCacttattgtatgtattttatttttcatatttaaggAGATGTTATTGGATTCCTAGTAATTATAAcacttacttaatttaattctttCCTTGCCTTTGATtactcttaatttaatttatgaatacttGATTGTTTGAAAAATCGAAGAATTTGAGCACATCACCAAAGGGCAGTCGGAAATAACATTTAGCGCCGCTGCAGTGCCTAGTACTCTGGCAACAAAAAGATaagttacctattttttttctaccaaactgttataatatattttataaatgctttgtaaaattttatcttatctCATCCTTTTTATCGTTTCTTAGTTAAAAGTGACTAGTTGTAGTTAATTTGCATAGAAATTTGGGTTCCTAAATGAACTGTCATTTACATCACCATTTGTTTTCTCCTTAAACTCTTTTGGCGCTCCGTACACGTTCAATCTCGATCGAAATCcgaaaacaaaatcaatgatTGCGATTTGGATCAATTGTGAATAAAGTCAATTATTGCGAGTGCGTGAGCAACCTGTAAATTGATCGTAGATCGCGATCAAGATTGATTGTGAAGCAAGCGCATGCGAAATAGACGACGGTATACTGACGGTCAATCTATTTCGGTTGATTATTCTTGTGATCGTAGATCGCAAATGAGATTGAGCTTGTACGAGGCGcctttacttactttttaaacaaatagttaTCATGtagcaaattatatttacattttgtgaaGTTAACGCATTGAGAATTGTTTATCTTAATTGTTCATAAGCTTAGTTTGTATAGACTGCCTCACGGCTCCCTTAGATATAGTTTTGAATATTAAGTTTGTGATTAAATGAAGACGATGATTAttgaataaagttttgtttcaaaaatcgttgttttttgtttgtgtatttacCATGATCCAAATCATGCTATGTAGTATTTAcatgcataatttatttaggtagTCTTTCTTTGTATGGATAAAAACGTTAAGAAAATGTTATTCCGATACAAAATCTTCTAGTTGAATAGATGATCAAATTGTTTACTTATATCTCATTTTAATCGCGAAACTCAGCGAGGTAAAAACCGCACATACGATGATAAAATGATTGATGACAATGATTAAAACACAAACGCCTGATGAAAATTCTTTATTGATCAAAAAAAGGGATATAATAATAAGATCACAGGCCGAGCCTGTGCGGCGTCCGGCGCGGCGTGTTGAGACCGGGCGTCGCGATCTCCTGCTTTACAGGGACGTCTTCTTCTCGCTTCTTCCTTTCTTCTGCCATCTTCTGTTCAGCTTCTTTCATCTCCTCTTCCATCCGCTGAAGGTGGACTGCTGCTTCTTTGCGTTTGTCGCGGTTTGATCTGAAGAGAAAAGTTCGAGTTGTGGTAAACTatattatatgtacatacaacCCTTGTGACTTAGATCTAAAATCATGGCGaaggtgtaaaaaaatagaactgGTCTATCTatctcaaatattataaaaggaaaACACATTCTCAATAGTCTCCTTGTTTATGTATAGAGTACCAGAACATTTTACTAACACAGAACGTATCAACGTCATCTCATCTTTTGACGAGCTACCATCCATCTACTACTACAATCCCAGAAATATGCCCTTAAATATACCATATCAGTACTCACTTGCCAGTCTCCTTGACACTGAAGAACATGGGTCCCAGTTCAGCCAGCCACCTGCCGTCGACCGCGGTCACGCAGTGCATGTACTCCTTGGTGGTCATCATGAGCTCGTGGTACACGACGTAGTCGGGAGAGTTCCCGAGCCCGAACAGCGCGGACGTCGGGTGCAGGTGGCAGGGCATGCCTGTGCGGCAGTTCACGTACTCGCCGATACCCTTCAGGCGGGCGGCTTGCTGGAAGTACGCTGTGGGGGAAAAAATGAACTTATTTAGAAGAAATGTGTCAAGATATTTGTggtgagaaaatattttgatacagaTATGAGGGCGCACCGTCGCTCTTTAATGCTGGAATAGAACACAACCTTCAATACCCTAAAAAgttattgtgaaatattttgcCCTCATCATTTCATTAAGTACTGGGAAAAATTCAGACCTCCAGAATTTGTCAGATTGCAACCTAAAGCCATCAGACGAATAGTTCCATTCATAACCAGACATGCTTAGCATACTATTATGTCTTCAGCCAATAGGAACTCCAAACACAAACATTATTCTTAATATCCCATAACATTCAGCATACTAACCTGAACAGATACACTTCCTGACGGTGTCCCAGTCGGTCCCGCAGGACACGAGCGGCAGCCGCTGCTGCTGCAGGATGTCCTTCAGCTGCTGCCGAACCTCGCGCACTTTCCGCATCGCCTTACCGTGGACGAAGTGTTCAGTGCACCATTGACCCGAGTAGCTGAAAATAACgaagaaatattatttggaaGAACGAAGTAAAAATTCGTATAAATACGTCCGTTAAGGAAAGATTCACGATGATGATAAAGCgaaatatcattaattaatcGTGGTAATTGTAACTTCAGAAGAAAATCaaagaaatgaaaagaaaaagttttgtttataatcgTTACTTTGATTTATTATGCTATTGTCTGGTGTCTGCATATGCCCCGGCTTTTTCAAGAATATTGTCCGAATTCTAATTTTATACCCTTCAACGGTCAAAGCACATCTGTTAAGCTCATATGGTTCTTGAGccatgttttattgaaaatagttaCTACCCAATCGCCTGTCAAATTTGATGTAAAGCGATataaatagttgtaaatttttTGGTTAATCAATCACACTAATGAGGACGagtgttttttaaaagaatacgGTTCAGCTTTTCTAAAATTCAGCTTATAATATATGTCACTTACTTGTTAGCCTTCCACTGGTTATACAGATGCAGCAGTGTGAGGTGGTCAGACTCCGGAACTTGGAACTTCTCCTTCACAGAGTCCGCCTCTTCCTCCCGGCCTTGAGGTCGGTAGAACACTGATGGCACTGACAGCATGGATACTGGAAAATGCATTTGcagttgttatttgtttataactttcttGTTTTTAGGAAATAGGCAAAATAGGAGAAAATTGTATTCCGCAAACGCGGTTGATAAATTGCATTCAGTTGGGTAGATTTTTTGGTCTGGCAATCAGAACAAAAacgaaatcgggataaaattttcttaattttcataTCTTCCATATCAGACCTGACGACTTGTTTGCTACTATAAGAGTCAGACTATCTATGAATACGCTGTTACATCAACACTTTAGATAAAAGCACGAACATTCCGTCACTACTGACCGATAACATAGACCTGCTAAAGAAGAATCATATCATTACAATATCTACTGACCTATAATGAGCACTTCAGCGCTGCAGCCCATCTCTGCGGACACGATGAGCATGTGGCACTGCGGCGGGTCGAGCGGGAACTCCGCCATCTGCCGGCCCAGCGCCGTCAGCGCGCCGGTGCCATCAAGAGCGCCCAGGATCCATAGCTGGTACATCGAGTTCAGGATCGTGTCCTAAGATAAAACGGATACTTAGTGAAGGTTATCTGCACCGTTAACTGAGGTCGCCACACCAAATCCATTGAGCGTGACGTGATGAGGACTCGATCACTGCTTTGAAAATTGTGACTGTATTTGTGAAATCCCGCGGCACACGAATTTTCGAAGGGTTTTTCCAAGAAAGGAATCTTCCTCCTAT encodes:
- the LOC113497915 gene encoding ancient ubiquitous protein 1-like, yielding MALTVDKLINEERFSGDNAIQFLLYLPFGVCLLVFRIFLALILWVASIILPNKSAVRQMLSTLACWTFGVYVKVKGTRDPRCSVMVANYVSCLDSLAASHVLGTISLRKWKVPPFFASTLGIRNAAQFVRKQHFAECPSKPVLLQPEGGPTNGRGLLKFTDWPFPVGNRVQPVAIRVDRMFTNVSVHRAGPSGQFPWSDALWFLASPVTVFTLRLLPPLRDTDDDGDMPELARNAIADALQVEKTDFKYEELRIVRRRPRPTRAAGPEGSEAARLAQQVKEVLPAVPMRDILRDLASTRSVDVTITNFLEGVTPYTPEAAPRPSPSTSSPAPRYVVPVPTGSFPKSAKERQLSFQERKAQMIAEARKRYIEKHGLNVALNNC